GAATATAAAGTCATAGCGAATTAAGTTGGGATAAAATATTTCATATACATAATAAAAGAGATTTcacattttggttttttgttttaactttCGAGTGCACGTGGTCCTTGACTCGTCCTTTAACTTGGCCCGGATCTATGGGCGGGCCATGCCACCTAGGAAGGGATCACTTTAAAGAGCTTCAAGTACTTCAAAGATCAAGTTTGAGCAGTCAGATTGTGCATAGGATGCAGGGGGCAGGGGACTGGGCCCATAGTTCGAGGGCAAATCAAAGGACGACAGCACGACGTGCAGAACTATAACCTAAAGGAAACGCTTAATACGGAAGAGCAGAGCCAGCAGTGGAGCTGGAAGCTGGCTGGTTGTCGGAGGGAGCCAGCGTCCAGCCAGCGCCAGCTACTGCTGTGTGTTGGAGACTATAAAGACGATAAACAGACAAAAAATGGACTAACATACATTAGATCGGATGAATCAGGCGATGGGTGTATACTTAACCTAAATGCAAATACAGAGTGCAATAATCCATGGTTAATATCGACATGCCATGTCTAAATACATAGTAGGAATACAGTTGTTATTCATGTTCGATTTAGGAGTGTGATATGAAATGTGTTCGCGTTTGTTTTTGTCGATTTGATGAGCATTTTGGGAGCAATTGCATTGCAGATGTTTCGCCACACGTAGTAGATGTGCggctgtgtgtttgtgtgtataTCTATGTTCTATATATTGATATtcatatgcatgtacatatacacatGTATATAAATATGGTGAATGCAAAATTAATACAAAATACTTTAGCGCCCTTCGTTTTACAGTGAGAATATAGTCAAGCGCGACCGCAACTTAAAAATCTGcgtacaaaatatatatatatatgtatatgtatgttttttgTGTATAACTATCGATTGCACAATTTAGtgcaatatatatatatatatatatatatatatatatatatgtaggtgtatgtatcAATTGATTGGATACGCTTCAATGCTGGGCTTGCATGCGGGCTTGCATCTGGGCCAGCATCTCCGTCATACGTGCAAGCTCGGCCTCCTTCTCCTGCAGTATGCGGTCCTTCTCTGAGAGCGCACTGTTGGCTACAGTCTGAGCGTTCACGTTGTTCTCACGTTCCTGCTTTATGCCGTTTTCCTTACCCTTGATGCCTTTGGCCAGGCGATCGGATCGATAGTTTTCGTAGTGCACCTCTTGCGTCACCTCCTGCAGGTCCTGCATGTGGGTTCTGGAACGGAAAACAAACATAAAAGTTAACAAGCGTGTGAAATAGAGCGTGGGACAGCGGGAACTACTCACATTAGCATTGTGCGCAGCTTTATGAAATCACAGTGATCGGGATTCTCTACCTCGACCACGCCCCAGGGATAGAGGCGGCCGCGAACCTTTTTACCCTTGACCTCAAGTAATGTATTGGCGCCGCAGACGGCAAAAGGCACAGCTTCCTTCAGTTGCTTCACTTGTTCCTTGTAGTCTTCGTCCTCGTCGGAATCACAGTCTGGCAGTGGATAAATTTTAATGCCATGGCTCTCGATTTCTTGCATAATGCGGCACTTAAGGCGCAAGATTTCTTTTTTGGTGAGGCAGTCAGCTTTGGCAATAACGGGCACAATGTTCACCTTGGAGTGGAGTTTCTTCATGAATTCCACGTCCAATGGCTTCAGGCTATACAATCCAATCAAAACTCAGCGTTTAGAACCGTCGAAGGGACAACGAACGAACACATTGCAGTGAAAGTGAACTTACCCATGCCCAAAGGGCGAAATAAAGTAGAAGCAGCAGTGTATGCGATTGTCCACAATGTTGCGACGATTAAGACCGCTTTCGTCGCGCAGGAAGCGCTCGTACTGCTCATCGATATACTCGAGTATGGCACTGAAGCTGTTAGAATTGTCGATGGCGTCACCAAATCCGGGTGTGTCGACTACGGTAAGGCGCAGTTTGACCCCACGCTCCTCAATCTCCACTGTCGAGGCCTCCAACTTGActgtttgcttttgtttttctgCAAGAAGATGCGAGTGATCAACGTCCAACACAAGGAAACACAAAAAGAGACAGGTAGGGGCGTGCGCCTACCTATGGCATCGGGTATGATGCGTTCCGGGTATAGGTCCGTGAGAAATAAACTGTTGACCAGTGTGGACTTGCCAAGTCCGGACTCGCCAACCACCATCAGGGTGAACTCGAAGCCCTTTTTCACGGACTTCCGATGCACTTGGTTGGGCAGATTTGCGAACCCCACATAGCCGGGCGTCTCAATGCTGGAAAACTGCAACATACCATAACAAAAAGAGATAAGCCGTTATTATTATCAAGTATTGTTTTTATTCCGCATAGAAAGCGATGGCGTCGCGACTGTTTGAAATGCTTGTCACGCACAATAAAGAAACTAAAATTTCTCTTGCCACAAGCCACATATttttgtacatatatacatatgtatgtatgtacatacagtcAAGGAAAAAAGTCAACATACAGCACcgatttttcaatatttcgggttttcgcaatgaaaattaaaaaagttgGTATGCCATTATTTAG
The Drosophila miranda strain MSH22 chromosome XL, D.miranda_PacBio2.1, whole genome shotgun sequence genome window above contains:
- the LOC108163438 gene encoding septin-1 isoform X2 gives rise to the protein MADTKGFSSIETPGYVGFANLPNQVHRKSVKKGFEFTLMVVGESGLGKSTLVNSLFLTDLYPERIIPDAIEKQKQTVKLEASTVEIEERGVKLRLTVVDTPGFGDAIDNSNSFSAILEYIDEQYERFLRDESGLNRRNIVDNRIHCCFYFISPFGHGLKPLDVEFMKKLHSKVNIVPVIAKADCLTKKEILRLKCRIMQEIESHGIKIYPLPDCDSDEDEDYKEQVKQLKEAVPFAVCGANTLLEVKGKKVRGRLYPWGVVEVENPDHCDFIKLRTMLITHMQDLQEVTQEVHYENYRSDRLAKGIKGKENGIKQERENNVNAQTVANSALSEKDRILQEKEAELARMTEMLAQMQARMQAQH
- the LOC108163438 gene encoding septin-1 isoform X1 — its product is MAMAFSSIETPGYVGFANLPNQVHRKSVKKGFEFTLMVVGESGLGKSTLVNSLFLTDLYPERIIPDAIEKQKQTVKLEASTVEIEERGVKLRLTVVDTPGFGDAIDNSNSFSAILEYIDEQYERFLRDESGLNRRNIVDNRIHCCFYFISPFGHGLKPLDVEFMKKLHSKVNIVPVIAKADCLTKKEILRLKCRIMQEIESHGIKIYPLPDCDSDEDEDYKEQVKQLKEAVPFAVCGANTLLEVKGKKVRGRLYPWGVVEVENPDHCDFIKLRTMLITHMQDLQEVTQEVHYENYRSDRLAKGIKGKENGIKQERENNVNAQTVANSALSEKDRILQEKEAELARMTEMLAQMQARMQAQH